From a single Chlorocebus sabaeus isolate Y175 chromosome X, mChlSab1.0.hap1, whole genome shotgun sequence genomic region:
- the GPR174 gene encoding probable G-protein coupled receptor 174 has product MPANYTCTGPDGDNTDFRYFIYAVTYTVILVPGLIGNILALWVFYGYMKETKRAVIFMINLAIADLLQVLSLPLRIFYYLNHDWPFGPGLCMFCFYLKYVNMYASIYFLVCISVRRFWFLMYPFRFHDCKQKYDLYISIAGWLIICFACVLFPLLRTSDDTPGNRTKCFVDLPTRNVNLAQSVVMMTIGELIGFVTPLLIVLYCTWKTVLSLQDKYPMAQDLGEKQKALKMILTCAGVFLICFAPYHFSFPLDFLVKSNEIKSCLARRVILIFHSVALCLASLNSCLDPVIYYFSTNEFRRRLSRQDLHDSIQLHAKSFVSNHTASTVTTELC; this is encoded by the coding sequence ATGCCTGCTAATTACACATGTACCGGGCCAGATGGAGACAATACAGATTTTCGTTACTTTATTTATGCAGTGACATACACTGTCATTCTTGTGCCAGGTCTCATAGGGAATATATTAGCCCTGTGGGTATTCTATGGTtatatgaaagaaacaaaacgAGCTGTGATATTTATGATAAACTTAGCCATTGCTGACTTACTACAAGTTCTTTCCTTGCCACTGAGGATCTTTTACTACTTGAATCATGACTGGCCATTTGGGCCTGGTCTCTGCATGTTCTGTTTCTACCTGAAGTATGTCAACATGTATGCAAGCATCTACTTCTTGGTCTGCATCAGTGTGCGACGATTTTGGTTTCTCATGTATCCGTTTCGCTTCCATGACTGCAAACAGAAATATGACCTGTACATCAGCATTGCTGGCTGGCTGATCATCTGCTTTGCATGTGTACTCTTCCCACTCCTCAGAACCAGCGATGATACCCCTGGCAATAGGACCAAATGCTTTGTGGATCTTCCTACCAGGAATGTCAACCTGGCCCAGTCCGTTGTTATGATGACCATTGGCGAGTTGATTGGGTTTGTAACTCCGCTTCTGATTGTCCTGTATTGTACCTGGAAGACGGTTTTATCACTGCAAGATAAATATCCCATGGCCCAGGATCttggagagaaacagaaagcctTGAAGATGATTCTAACCTGTGCGGGGGTATTCCTAATTTGCTTTGCACCTTATCATTTCAGTTTTCCTTTAGATTTCCTGGTGAAGTCCAATGAAATTAAAAGCTGCCTAGCCAGAAGGGTGATTCTAATATTTCATTCTGTGGCATTGTGTCTTGCTAGTCTGAATTCGTGTCTTGACCCAGTCATATACTACTTTTCCACTAATGAGTTCCGAAGACGGCTTTCAAGACAAGATTTGCATGACAGCATCCAACTCCATGCAAAATCCTTTGTGAGTAACCATACAGCTTCCACTGTGACAACTGAATTAtgctaa